Genomic segment of Arachis hypogaea cultivar Tifrunner chromosome 16, arahy.Tifrunner.gnm2.J5K5, whole genome shotgun sequence:
tttctttttcttttttttgattaTTCAAGTTGTTTATTGCATATAAAGATAATAattgataattattaaataataatttaattaaatacgttaaattatttaataattttcatcCATCATTCTCCTAAAAGAACAACTTTATTTGAGTAGCAATCTTATTTTTTATAAGTACGTAGCTTGTGACTTTTGAACGATAATATTTTAAACCAAAATGATCATGTCACTCACATTTTTTATAATGTCATTCCAcaaatgatttttttgtattgtaTGTGTGTATGaatctataaaaaataaagtgGTATTATCAAAATAAGAgtgataatatttatttttttaaaaattataatatttattttgataaattaaattaaaaataatttttaataaaaaataataataatatatttaacaaaatattttaaaatttaaaataattataataaatataaaataaaaaagaattttaacataaatataatttaacattaataattaattaaaaataaagttaattattttttaattcataaaattatattgaattttttattttaataaatataaattaattttaaaaacatcTTTCAAAAACATTTGTaacatttaaaatatacaaaaacacCTAATGTTGCCAAAAACAAATTTGTACGAAAGCATGGTGAAACAGAGAGTACCTTCTTAAGTTCACGCTTAGGGGGAGGGTTCTCATAATAGAAGCTTGGTACTGGTTTCGCTCTGATCACCAACTTCTTTCTCAACTCCTTTAAAgctgcctcttcctcttcctattattatcatattaattaattagatattAGATTAGCATCAAAGTTAACTGTGGATTAATTAAGTGACCCAAATTAAATGAATAACTTGCCTTTTTCCTTGCCTCGTActgctttctttcttcttcacgaGCTCGTTGTCTCTCCTCTAACTTCTGATAAAACTGGGCGCATAAatcaaacacatgatgattaatTAAGAACACAGATCACGTAATTAGAGTGAGATTAATTGTTAAGCAAGACATTACCTCCCTCCGTTTCTCTGCACGCTCTGGGCATTTAAATGTAGGGGCTGTGCCTACGGTTACCTTTGATCTAAATGTGCGCATAGATCCGGTAGATTTCACACTGTTACTAATTATGCTTAGTTAAAGAACAAATCATGAGGTAGCTTTTCTGATTCAAATCCATTAATATACCTAAAATTCCtcttatcatttaaaaaataaccaTGAAAAGAAAATTGTTCATAATTTTAAGGATACGGTGATGTAGAAGATGAACTATCCTCATCATCACGGTGTTTCTTTCCATCACGTAGAAATGCCTTCTTTGATGAAAAAGGTGAGTTTGGCTGAAAACCAAAAGACACAACAAATGGGGAAATGTTTCCGGATATATTAGTCTCAGTATACTTATCATGTAATGTTctctaatattataattttttaagcaCACAAATATTTATGGTCCATTTTGCATAATTAAATCAGTTTTCAAATCACATGAAATTCTTTATTGAAAGAAATGAAATAATACCTGTGAATTTTTTGATGAATTAGGTGAGTCTATAATAGAAATTTTTGGGGACAAGAAGTTTAAATCGTTAGCTTTTGGCGACAAGTGGTGTCCATTTGGCGACAAGTCAATAGTTTGTGTATGTGTGACATGCCTTTCAGTGGTTTGCTCAGATGGTTGTGGAACAGAAGAACTTATCTGTTTCTGTATTTCAGATTTCTGGCTCTTGTCTCTGGGTGATTCAATCTTTAAGTTAGCAACTTTAACATTGGAAAAATCCTTCTGCTCATGAAATGCTGCAATGTTGTTATCATCACCGGTTTTTTGTACCTCAGGTTTCTCAATTTTATCTTTCGGAGATTCGGTCTTCAAGTTAGTGATTTGAGCATTGAAAAAATCTTTCTTCTCAAGAATTGCAGCTGCATTATCATCATCAACTATCTTCTTTACTTCGGTTTTCTCGTTCTTTTCTTTAGGCGATTCAGTCTTTACAGTAGCGATTTTAGCATTGAAAAAATCTTTCTTCTCATGGAATGCTGTTGCGTTATCATCATCGACTATCTTCTTCGCTTCGGATTTCTCGTTCTTTTCTTTAGGTGATTCAGTCTTTACGGTAGCCATTTTAGCattgaaaaaatcttttttctcaTGAAATGCTGTTGCATTATCATCATCGACTATCTTCTTCACTTCGGATTTCTCGTTCTTCTCTTTGGGCGATTCCGTCTTTACAGTAGCGATTTTAGCATTGAAAAAATCTTTCTTCTCATGAAATGCTGTTGCGTTATCATCATCGACTATCTTCTTCACTTCGGATTTCTCGTTCTTTTCTTTAGGCGATTCCGTCTTTAAAGTAGAGATTTTAGCATTGAAAAAATCTTTCTTCTCGTGAAATGCTGGGTTGTTATCATCTTCCCCCGTCTTCTGCACTTCAAATTTTTCGTTCTTCTCTTTTGGCGATTCGGTTTTTGAGGTAGCAGTTTTAGCATTGAAAAATTCTTTCTTCTCATAAAATGCTGATTTATTATCATCTCCCATCTTTTGTACTTCGGATTTTTCATTCTTCACTTTGGGCGATTCAGTAGTAGCAATAATCTTGGCATTAAAAACATCTTTCTTCTCAGAAAACGCTGATTTGTTATCATCTCCACTCTTTGGCGCTTCAAATTTCTCGTCTTTTTCTTTAGGCGACAACGATTTTGAATTAGCGATTTTAGCATTGAAAAAATCCTTCTTTTCATGGAATGCTGCTTTATTATTGTCATCGAATCTCTCGTTCTTCTCCTTGAAGGATTCAGTCCTTGCCATAGTCGCTTTAGCTTTGAAAAATTCCTTCTTCTCATGAAATGCTGCTTTATTATTGTCGTCGAACTTCTCGTTCTTCTCCTTGAAAGATTCAGTTCTTAACATAGTGGCTTTAGCAGCGAAAAGCTTCTTCTTCTCACTAAATGAAAGAGATTCGTAAGATTCATTTTTCTCATGATCCATTGCTGCAATATTGGGAGAAACCTTCACACTACTGTTATCACTTAAATTTCCATCTGAAGCTTCCAAACCATTCGGCTTCTTGCCTACCATATGTACGCCTGCAACTTCCCGCCCCATAACACTGCATGATACAATAATTAAGAAATTCCACCACCTCCAAGATGCAAATTACatgaaaaacacaataaaaaaaatatggaaacTCAAGTTAACTTCATGTAGAAGTCGATATAGCTGTGAGAGTCGATAAATAATTTGATaggtttgactaaattatcatgtAACGACTCTCAAATATTGAATTCACATCAAATTAGCTTCActgaatttcaaaaaaaaaatgtaattataAACATCATGATGTCATTACCAGAAGAAGTGTTTATGTCATTTTGAGCATTGTTAGCAAGTAGCctgaaatttttgaaacaaaaatgaaaagaagtaTTCATCTCAATTAGTGTTGATTCATTATATTAAGTGGGACAAATTGCAGAATCATTCATTAACATGCATACAGATTGATTTAGAAAggaaattaattgattaattaattaattaattaataacaacaccaaaaaaaaaaggggaatacATGCATTAGTTGAGGAAAGAGAACGTACGGTAACAGCGGAATGGGTTGCGATCAGACAAGACAGGATCTCAAAGGAGTTGAGCGCTGTTCGTTCCTTGTTTGTTGTTGCGAAatggaaaatttttaagtttgagaTATTCCTTTACTTTAGGGGAGACTCTCTTTTTAGtcttcttttccttttaattcttttctaaTTCCTGTTCCTATTCCTGCGTTGCTCTTtgtttatatatagatataactAACTATACGTGTGAATTCCTTGACGCCGTTAATTAACATGACAGCGAGGTTTCAACGCCTGAAATAATCCCCAAGTTTGTTGTAACAACATACCAATAAAACTTAACTTAATTAGCTCTATCTTTAACAGGTGATGGGACACTaaactttcttttaaaaatttaagcaATGTTTTGTCTCATTCACCTTTTGGAGTTTTGGTTACTACACTAACTTCAGTTTTCTGGCATTTTTTGTGTTTGGTTACATTGCAAGTATGCAAGTTGCAACTACACCGCAATAAGGAATTGGGTAATTGACCGTGAAAGAGATAAGCACCAAAGTCAACGTGAATATtccactttattttattttaacgcCGTTACCCCACGTCAACTTCTAACTATATATGTACAATAAGGAATTGACTCGTATGAAAAAGATGTTTATCGTGAGAAATAGGAATTTACAATCTTAGTCATTAAATTAAAAACACGGTTAAGattggattttttatttacataaattaaatatattatttattaaaatttgtaatatacataatatttattgatatataCAATTTTAAGCATTTTGAATATAGTGACTTAAAGCACATTAGACATTTATCTGGATACTTCTGATTTAACAAAAATTGAATACATCACAACTCGAATATAGCACAACTGTAAAATTGTGCATATAACGGGT
This window contains:
- the LOC112759161 gene encoding uncharacterized protein; amino-acid sequence: MGREVAGVHMVGKKPNGLEASDGNLSDNSSVKVSPNIAAMDHEKNESYESLSFSEKKKLFAAKATMLRTESFKEKNEKFDDNNKAAFHEKKEFFKAKATMARTESFKEKNERFDDNNKAAFHEKKDFFNAKIANSKSLSPKEKDEKFEAPKSGDDNKSAFSEKKDVFNAKIIATTESPKVKNEKSEVQKMGDDNKSAFYEKKEFFNAKTATSKTESPKEKNEKFEVQKTGEDDNNPAFHEKKDFFNAKISTLKTESPKEKNEKSEVKKIVDDDNATAFHEKKDFFNAKIATVKTESPKEKNEKSEVKKIVDDDNATAFHEKKDFFNAKMATVKTESPKEKNEKSEAKKIVDDDNATAFHEKKDFFNAKIATVKTESPKEKNEKTEVKKIVDDDNAAAILEKKDFFNAQITNLKTESPKDKIEKPEVQKTGDDNNIAAFHEQKDFSNVKVANLKIESPRDKSQKSEIQKQISSSVPQPSEQTTERHVTHTQTIDLSPNGHHLSPKANDLNFLSPKISIIDSPNSSKNSQPNSPFSSKKAFLRDGKKHRDDEDSSSSTSPNSVKSTGSMRTFRSKVTVGTAPTFKCPERAEKRREFYQKLEERQRAREEERKQYEARKKEEEEAALKELRKKLVIRAKPVPSFYYENPPPKRELKKSPLTRPKSPNLTKVSRRRSCGDALTAHPEICSRATRSIGSKRPITRHNSNDAASKINY